Sequence from the Chanodichthys erythropterus isolate Z2021 chromosome 12, ASM2448905v1, whole genome shotgun sequence genome:
CAGGGGTTTTGTAGAGTCCATGTCTCAGAGGGTCGGTGCTGTTTTGACAAACAGCAAATCATGCAGGTGGTCACAATGTTTTGGCTGATTGGTTTGTTGATTTGGAATGATCAAACCAACAAATAAACATCAAACCTGGAATTCATAATCAAATATTCAGGACTAAAAAGGTTTGTTGTAACActgaaaatgattttatttggaacataattacactgtaatgtCATAATCCTTTAATTctaatacacaaacacaaaatgcattttaaacacACCCATCCCCCACCCAACACACTCCTTAACTCTTTTTTTAGCAGGTGACAAAGGCGGCCACACCAGACCATCCGGAGGTGTGACCGTCATCCCACCTGTGGAGTTGAGAGTGGATTCAGCACCAGCAGCTATTAGACTTGTTTTACCTGTACAGTCAGCTGAGCACAGACTCATGATACTGGCATGCGTCGAGAGAATGTTGTTCTGTCATCCTTAGGCTTGAGTAGTGACTGACGCAAAACAATAAACATGAAAGACAACTCAACAAGCTGAAGATATAGAGAGCTTTCAATGCAAAACAGTTCTTGTGAAGATCAACACCTTCGATCAGAATCCGAGCATCATACTTATTTCACATTCATTGATTCACAGATAGTTCTTGGATTGTTTCTTTTCTAAGAAAAGGTAGTGAGTTCTTATTTACGAGCTAGAGGTAGTTCCTTAGAATTCACAAATCTCTTGATCTTCAGATATCAGGGAAGGAGTTAGACAGCTCTCTCAGTCTGTGAGCGGTCAAGGTGGACGAGAGATTGTTTTCATCCCGCACATGTGTGAGCAGGTTACCGACGATAAGTCGAAGACAGTCCCGAAGTTCCCTCAAGTCTCTATTAGAGTGAGAATTACCTTCTGCAACAGACATTCTCAAGCATATGTTCTTCAACTCAACACTGTCCTGAAAGATAGAGCCCAGATATAATCACATTCAAGTAAAGCCAGATGAGTTTAGCATCCACACACTAACacgcatatatatattatattatattatatatataaacacgcttatttataataataataataaaaatgttcttcagatattaaaatgttcttcacaccaagacaaaatggttcttctatggcatatatattatatatataatatatatgaagatttcagatgcaaaagcctctaaaagtgccatctgaaattttcttctaaaatgagcatttttatcaagcttgtatgtttatgttcagttatttcactttaatggtaATGGAAATGACcaattaattgccattaaagtgaaattactgaacctaaacatacaagcttgataaaaatgctaattttagaagaaaatttcagacggcaACTTGGAGGCGTTTGCATCTGAAAtcttcatattatattatattatattatattatattatatatatatatatatatatatatatatatatatatatatatatatatatatatatatatatatatatatatatgccatagaagaaccattttgtcTTGGTGTGAAGAACATTAATATCTgaagaacatattttttttattagaaataAGCTTTTGTGGAATAGAAAGGTTCTATGGATGTTTAAGATTCTTAAATGAAACCATAGATGCCAATATAGAACCATTAGGCCTAAATTTAATCACAATTCAACCATTAAAATAAGGAATATATTCACAAACacgcatacatacatacagcaTGCACGTGTGGAAACTCGTACCGTTTAAAAGGCGTGATTCCCATACTTAATAGTTTAATGGCTTTACTATTAGTCTAAATGACTAATCCAACACAGTAGCCTAATAGACGTAATCATTTGACAACAACCGTGTCGTTATAGGACAAAATGTACACTGTAGCTTATAACAGAAACACAAAACATCTTACCTTACGCTTGAGCAAACTCTTCTCGTAAGTAACCTCTTTTATAAAGTCTTCCTCTATAGATATGAGCTGTGTCAGTATCTCGTGCAGTCGTGTGAGGCAGCTCTCTCGCGCTCTCTCCGCGATAGTCTTCAGCCTGCGGGGCTGCTTCATGAAGTCTCCCGGGCGAACAGCTACTT
This genomic interval carries:
- the dleu7 gene encoding leukemia-associated protein 7 — its product is MGLCFLTHQIDALNILHELRAHAKTSNADGEAQCSDALAAGKVAVRPGDFMKQPRRLKTIAERARESCLTRLHEILTQLISIEEDFIKEVTYEKSLLKRKDSVELKNICLRMSVAEGNSHSNRDLRELRDCLRLIVGNLLTHVRDENNLSSTLTAHRLRELSNSFPDI